Genomic window (Gemmatimonadaceae bacterium):
CGTCGGCGAACGGCCCATCCTGCACGACCCGCTTGCCGTTGGTGAATCGGACCGTGGTCGCCGTCGTTTTGTCCTGGAGCGCGTTGCCTTCAACCACCAGACCGCTCTCGTTGATCGCCTTCGCAAAGGCGCTCCACGCCGCCCAGTACGCCGGGGCGTCGGCGGTCTGGCGCTGCTGAATGTGCTGCTCGGGCTCGGCGAAGAGCATCATGTACTTCATAGGAAAACCCCGTGGCAAGAATGTCGGCGGGTGCGGCCCGATGCCTCACCCGTGACTATGTCGGGCGGGGCGGCGCGATTTCGACAGGCGACCGTATTTCGCCGGAATATCGAGGAAATCAGGACCCGCGGCGAGGCTGTCGAATTTGGCCCCCGTTCGGCGACAACAGGGTGGCCAACGTCCGCACTCGGCGGACCGGACGCCGTTCCATCCCGTTCGAGGAACCCATCGATGAAATACGTCTGCCTCATCTATCACGAGGAGACCGCGCTGGCGGCGATGCCAAGGGAGGAGTTCGACGCCCTGCGGGGCCGGTACATGGCGTTCACGCAGTCCGTTCTCGATGGCGGGCAGCTCGTCGCGGGCGAGGCGCTGCAGCCCACGCATACCGCCACCACCGTGCGCATACGCCACGGCCAGCTCACGACGACCGATGGCCCGTGCGTCGAGACCGGCGAGCAGGTGGGCGGCTTCTATCTGATCGAGGCGCGCGACCGGAACGAGGCCATCCAGATCGCGGCACGCATCCCGGGCGCACACACGGGAGGCGTCGAGGTCCGCCCGGTGGTGGACTTCAGCGAGGCCGACGCGAACGCGGACGCGTGAATACCCGCACGGGAGAAACGCAAACGCCGCCATCACTCGTAAGTGACGGCGGCGTATGCGATTGCCTCTCGGCAATTGCCCCTCCTGGGGTCGCCGTGAGGGCCTTCCGGGACGGCCGAGGCCCCGGATATGCCGCACGCTGCACGGACGGATCCGAACTGCTCTCCCGCTCGACTCGCGGTTGCGGCGCGCCCAAATCCCGGTATGCTGAGGTCATTGGTTCAACCCGGCGCGGCGATTGGAACCGACGGAGATCAGCATGATCAAACGGATCGTTTGGCTCGCATTGCTCGGGATGGTCAGCACCCGCGTGGCGTTTGCCCAGTCCGTGGTCACGGCGGAGCGCTCACGGCTCGGCGTGATCGAGAGTAGTCAAGCTCCACGCCAGCGCCCGTGGACAGCCGGTGGATGGAGCAAGCAGTGGGCGCAGCGGCAGTTGCTCGACGCGGTGGCCGAGGCGCGTACGATGATCGCGGAACGCGACACCGCACTTCGGGATCGCCTGATCGGCCTCAGCCCGCGCCTGAGCGCGCTCGATTCGGCCCAGATAGGCGTGAGCCCGAACGGCGACGATCTGCTGGTCAGCAGCTATCTGGATGACCCTGATCGACCCGGACGCTTTACGGAACTACGCCTGCGCTATCGCCCCACGCGCCTGAGCGACGCGCCCATCACCCTCGCGGTGGCCGTTCAGGGCTGCGACGCGGCGTGTGAACGCGAGCAGGAAGATGTGCTGCTCTGGACACGGGTCGACAGCCTGCGCTGGCGCCTCTCAGCTCTCGTTTCGACCGACGGTCAGGCGCTTCGCTCGATGTCATTGGTCGACGCCGACCCCGCAGAAACAGCCATGACGGCAAGCGGCCCACGCCTTACGGTGAGCGTGACCGGTGTGGTTCGCGACGAGCGAGGGCGAGCACTCGCCGACGTGGAAGTCTTCTCCACCGGGCACGTCGCGCCGGTGCGCACCGATTCCACCGGTCGATACCGCCTCACGACCGTTCGACGCGGTGGAGACATCGTGGGTGTTCGCCGGCTTGGCGTGCTGCCCGCCTATCGCGTGCTGACCGCCGCCGATACGGGTGTTGTACAGTGGAGCCCACAGCTTCGCAGTGCGCAGGTCTTGGCAACACGCATCACGAGGGCGAGCCGCGCGCCCAAGGAGTTGCAGGCCCGGCGCTATGAGGACTTTCTCGCTCGACAGGAGCGAGGCCGCGGGCAGTTTCTCGTCGGCGAGGAGATCTCGCGGAGCATCTCGCTCGGTGACGCCCTCAACCGCCTCAACGGGATCAACGCGCTGATGGGCGCGGGCTACGCGGTGCGAAAGGTCAGAGTCACCCGGTGCGCCGGGAAGGACAGCCTCGTCGGCGTCTTCGTGGACGGCGTCGATCGCACATGGGCGGCGCGCAGCGGCTTCGATGCCCGCTCGCTTCAGGGACTGCGTGCAGAGGACGTGCTCACCGAGCTCCATCCGGCGAGCATCGTCGCGCTCGAGTTCTACCGGCGCAGTGAGATGCCGCCGGAGTATGCTGGAGTCGGGTACTGCGCGGTGGTTGGGCTCTGGACGCGGTAGGACAAGCCGAACGGAGCAGACGGTCGGTTATATTCCCATTTATGTCGCCGACCGTGCTCCGCGAGGGTCCCTTTCGCCTGTTCTTCTTTTCACGCGAGGAACCGCGAATGCATGTGCACGTCTCGCATCCGGACGGCGAGGCCAAGTTCTGGCTCGAGCCCGCGACCGCGTTGGCGGATTCGGTCGGACTCTCGGCTCGTCAGCTCGCTGAGGCGCAGGACATTGTAGAACGCCACACCGGGGAGATTCGCGATGCCTGGATTCGCCACTTCGGCGCCTGAAGTCACACACGTCTCGCGGCACGGTTTCTGGCTGCTGCTCGGCGACGAGGAGTT
Coding sequences:
- a CDS encoding YciI family protein, giving the protein MKYVCLIYHEETALAAMPREEFDALRGRYMAFTQSVLDGGQLVAGEALQPTHTATTVRIRHGQLTTTDGPCVETGEQVGGFYLIEARDRNEAIQIAARIPGAHTGGVEVRPVVDFSEADANADA
- a CDS encoding DUF4160 domain-containing protein, translated to MSPTVLREGPFRLFFFSREEPRMHVHVSHPDGEAKFWLEPATALADSVGLSARQLAEAQDIVERHTGEIRDAWIRHFGA
- a CDS encoding YciI family protein produces the protein MKYMMLFAEPEQHIQQRQTADAPAYWAAWSAFAKAINESGLVVEGNALQDKTTATTVRFTNGKRVVQDGPFADAKEQLAGYFILEVPSIDPVLEWAAKVPGVETGTVVEIRPILSVR
- a CDS encoding carboxypeptidase-like regulatory domain-containing protein, yielding MIKRIVWLALLGMVSTRVAFAQSVVTAERSRLGVIESSQAPRQRPWTAGGWSKQWAQRQLLDAVAEARTMIAERDTALRDRLIGLSPRLSALDSAQIGVSPNGDDLLVSSYLDDPDRPGRFTELRLRYRPTRLSDAPITLAVAVQGCDAACEREQEDVLLWTRVDSLRWRLSALVSTDGQALRSMSLVDADPAETAMTASGPRLTVSVTGVVRDERGRALADVEVFSTGHVAPVRTDSTGRYRLTTVRRGGDIVGVRRLGVLPAYRVLTAADTGVVQWSPQLRSAQVLATRITRASRAPKELQARRYEDFLARQERGRGQFLVGEEISRSISLGDALNRLNGINALMGAGYAVRKVRVTRCAGKDSLVGVFVDGVDRTWAARSGFDARSLQGLRAEDVLTELHPASIVALEFYRRSEMPPEYAGVGYCAVVGLWTR